One Halobacterium zhouii genomic region harbors:
- a CDS encoding HAH_0734 family protein, with product MKRLIIHGDPGVRRDAVIEYDGEEKVLFQVTRNGDWHGPDEVQLWCVMGDADELEDYETRNYVPHFLDVESVDAEDVTVKKRSGDLAV from the coding sequence ATGAAGCGCCTCATCATCCACGGCGACCCCGGCGTCCGCCGTGACGCCGTCATCGAGTACGACGGCGAGGAGAAGGTCCTCTTCCAGGTGACGCGGAACGGCGACTGGCACGGCCCCGACGAGGTCCAGTTGTGGTGTGTCATGGGCGACGCCGACGAACTCGAGGACTACGAGACGCGCAACTACGTCCCGCACTTCCTCGACGTCGAGTCCGTCGACGCAGAGGACGTCACCGTGAAGAAGCGCTCGGGCGACCTCGCGGTCTGA
- a CDS encoding metallophosphoesterase, whose product MTDPPSWATFAERAVYLSDADALVLADFHVGRDAASNVALPLGERADLTERLHALLGEFAPSVVVFAGDVLHVHGSLPDGAEATVRALVDAVAEAGASLRVARGNHDTMLDSFGVDVDAAVELADGTVVCHGHEEPTADAERLVVGHEHPAIRVEGQRHPCFLYGPGEYESADALVLPAFSRLAAGTLVNGLTPGSSLSPLLRDPDDFHPVVVSDDDPLVFPRLGDLRSHL is encoded by the coding sequence GTGACCGACCCGCCGTCGTGGGCGACGTTCGCGGAGCGAGCGGTCTACTTGTCGGACGCGGACGCGCTGGTGCTCGCGGACTTCCACGTCGGACGGGACGCCGCCTCGAACGTGGCGCTCCCGCTGGGGGAGCGCGCGGACCTCACGGAGCGCCTGCACGCGCTCCTCGGGGAGTTCGCGCCGTCGGTGGTGGTGTTCGCGGGCGACGTGTTGCACGTCCACGGGAGTCTGCCGGACGGCGCGGAGGCGACGGTTCGCGCGCTCGTGGACGCCGTCGCGGAGGCAGGCGCGTCCCTCCGCGTGGCGCGCGGGAACCACGACACAATGCTCGACTCCTTCGGCGTCGACGTGGACGCGGCGGTCGAACTCGCGGACGGAACCGTGGTCTGTCACGGTCACGAGGAGCCGACTGCGGATGCCGAGCGACTCGTCGTCGGCCACGAACACCCGGCGATTCGCGTCGAGGGCCAGCGACACCCGTGTTTTCTCTACGGACCGGGCGAGTACGAGAGCGCAGACGCGCTCGTGCTGCCGGCGTTCTCCCGTCTCGCCGCTGGCACGCTCGTGAACGGCCTGACTCCGGGGTCGTCGCTCTCCCCGCTCCTGCGCGACCCGGACGACTTCCATCCCGTCGTCGTGAGCGACGACGACCCCCTCGTGTTCCCGCGCCTCGGGGATTTGCGCAGCCACCTGTGA
- a CDS encoding 30S ribosomal protein S27e, which produces MSGQFYKVECPDCENEQTVFGKASTEVACAVCGTTLVRPTGGEANILGEVVETVEAR; this is translated from the coding sequence ATGTCAGGACAGTTCTACAAAGTCGAGTGTCCGGATTGTGAGAACGAACAGACCGTCTTCGGGAAGGCCTCTACCGAGGTCGCCTGTGCCGTCTGCGGGACGACGCTCGTGCGTCCCACGGGCGGTGAGGCCAACATCCTCGGCGAGGTCGTCGAGACCGTCGAGGCGAGATGA
- a CDS encoding MarR family transcriptional regulator, with product MVDVLADKRSATRFRVLVEIADRQPAVSQGEIAEAVGVTSQAVSEYIRELVEDGLVTKEGRSRYRVTKEGVDWLLRTASNVRRYADRVSEDVLGGVNEDAAIATDDVEAEDTVSLEMREGLLHATPGDVGPATGIATTDAAAGEDVGVTGFEGIIDLEPGDVTVYQVPAVRSGGSHATDAERLRSATADADLVVAAGVEAVVALRRADREPAVTFAAGEVAADAASRGLDVVVVAVADAVGRVTDPLRDAGANYEVTDLA from the coding sequence ATGGTCGACGTCCTCGCGGACAAACGCAGCGCCACGCGGTTCCGGGTCCTCGTGGAGATCGCGGACCGCCAGCCCGCCGTCAGCCAGGGCGAAATCGCAGAGGCCGTCGGCGTCACCAGCCAGGCCGTCTCCGAGTACATCCGCGAACTCGTCGAGGACGGCCTCGTCACGAAGGAGGGGCGGTCGCGCTACCGCGTCACGAAAGAGGGCGTCGACTGGCTCCTGCGCACTGCTTCGAACGTACGTCGGTACGCCGACCGCGTCTCCGAGGACGTACTCGGCGGCGTGAACGAGGACGCCGCCATCGCCACCGACGACGTCGAGGCCGAGGACACGGTCTCCCTCGAGATGCGCGAGGGGCTGCTGCACGCGACTCCCGGCGACGTCGGGCCCGCGACCGGCATCGCGACGACGGACGCCGCCGCCGGCGAGGACGTCGGCGTCACGGGCTTCGAGGGCATCATCGACCTCGAACCCGGCGACGTCACTGTCTACCAGGTTCCCGCGGTGCGGTCGGGCGGGAGTCACGCGACCGACGCCGAGCGCCTCCGCAGTGCCACCGCGGACGCCGACCTCGTGGTCGCCGCGGGCGTCGAAGCCGTCGTCGCGCTCCGCCGCGCCGACCGCGAGCCAGCCGTGACGTTCGCCGCCGGGGAGGTCGCCGCCGACGCCGCGAGCCGCGGGCTGGACGTCGTGGTCGTCGCCGTCGCGGACGCCGTCGGCCGCGTCACCGACCCGCTTCGGGACGCCGGCGCGAACTACGAAGTGACGGACCTGGCGTAG
- a CDS encoding threonine synthase, producing the protein METTPAFEGLRCVDCGETFDPETATHRCPDCEGILDPTYDYDSVELDRDDLESRRFESMWRYEELLPFTCDSAVSMHEGTTPLVECPRLADELGVERVLIKDEGQNPTGTFKDRGQTLAVTAAVQHGASDVALASAGNAGQAASAYAGRAGLDSHVFLPTRSGFTNKAMVNVHGGDMTIVEGRIGDAGAAYEDAMADHDDWYSVKTFETPYRHEGKKTMYYEVVEQLDWEVPDRVVYPTGGGVGLVGMQKAAEEFRDLGLTDDLPAMYAAQAEGCAPVVRAFEEDRDTHEAWDAPDTICGGIEIPDPGASPLILDALRESGGGAVATSDEDILDAAVLVAQHEGIEMGATPAAAASGAWELAQQGEFDEDDTVVVMNTGTANKDADVVRSHLMGKGL; encoded by the coding sequence ATGGAGACGACGCCGGCCTTCGAGGGCCTTCGCTGCGTAGATTGCGGGGAGACGTTCGACCCGGAGACGGCGACCCACCGCTGCCCTGACTGCGAGGGCATCCTCGACCCGACGTACGACTACGATTCGGTCGAGTTGGACCGCGATGACCTGGAATCACGGCGCTTCGAGTCGATGTGGCGCTACGAGGAACTGCTCCCGTTCACCTGTGACTCGGCGGTGTCGATGCACGAGGGCACGACGCCGCTCGTGGAGTGCCCGCGTCTCGCCGACGAACTCGGCGTCGAGCGCGTGCTGATAAAGGACGAGGGGCAGAACCCGACGGGCACGTTCAAGGACCGCGGGCAGACGCTCGCGGTGACCGCGGCGGTCCAGCACGGCGCGAGCGACGTGGCGCTTGCCTCCGCCGGCAACGCGGGGCAGGCCGCGTCGGCGTACGCGGGTCGCGCGGGCCTCGACAGCCACGTCTTCCTGCCGACGCGCTCGGGGTTCACGAACAAGGCGATGGTGAACGTCCACGGCGGCGACATGACCATCGTCGAGGGGCGCATCGGCGACGCGGGCGCGGCCTACGAGGACGCGATGGCCGACCACGACGACTGGTACTCCGTGAAGACGTTCGAGACGCCGTACCGCCACGAGGGCAAGAAGACGATGTACTACGAAGTCGTCGAGCAACTCGACTGGGAAGTTCCCGACCGCGTCGTTTACCCGACCGGCGGCGGCGTCGGCCTCGTCGGGATGCAGAAGGCCGCCGAGGAGTTCCGCGACCTGGGGCTCACCGACGACCTGCCCGCGATGTACGCCGCACAGGCCGAGGGCTGCGCGCCGGTGGTGCGCGCGTTCGAGGAGGACAGAGACACCCACGAGGCGTGGGACGCACCGGACACCATCTGTGGCGGCATCGAGATCCCGGACCCGGGCGCCAGCCCCCTGATTCTCGACGCGCTCCGGGAGAGCGGCGGCGGCGCGGTCGCCACGAGCGACGAGGACATCCTCGACGCGGCGGTGCTGGTCGCCCAGCACGAGGGCATCGAGATGGGCGCGACGCCCGCGGCGGCCGCGTCGGGTGCGTGGGAACTCGCACAGCAGGGCGAGTTCGACGAGGACGACACGGTCGTCGTGATGAACACGGGCACCGCGAACAAGGACGCCGACGTGGTGCGCTCGCACCTGATGGGGAAGGGACTGTAG
- a CDS encoding metal-dependent transcriptional regulator: MLSDVMEDYLKAVYALQREHGPPVRTSTLADYLGVTPPTVTSMVEKLADRGLVEREKYKGVELTPDGETVAVEVLRHHRLLEAFLADHLDYEWDRVHEEADTLEHHISEEFERRLAEKLDDPSVDPHGDPIPSEDLEIPDDDTATVLSDHEAGDRVVVARVSDRDDDELRYLAESGVEPGTELELVEHTPIGVVVVRIGDETVHLPDDVAATIRVRAVNAEVTS; encoded by the coding sequence ATGCTCTCTGACGTGATGGAGGACTACCTGAAGGCGGTTTACGCGCTCCAGCGCGAGCACGGGCCGCCCGTCCGCACGTCCACGCTCGCGGACTACCTCGGTGTGACCCCACCGACCGTCACGAGCATGGTGGAGAAACTCGCCGACCGCGGCCTCGTAGAACGGGAGAAGTACAAGGGCGTGGAGCTCACCCCCGACGGCGAGACCGTCGCCGTCGAGGTGCTGCGCCACCACCGCCTCCTCGAGGCGTTTTTAGCTGATCACCTCGACTACGAGTGGGACCGCGTTCACGAGGAGGCCGACACGCTCGAACACCACATCAGCGAGGAGTTCGAGCGCCGCCTCGCCGAGAAACTCGACGACCCCAGCGTCGACCCCCACGGCGACCCGATTCCCAGCGAGGACCTCGAGATTCCCGACGACGACACCGCCACCGTGCTCTCCGACCACGAGGCGGGCGACCGCGTCGTGGTCGCGCGCGTCAGCGACCGCGACGACGACGAACTGCGCTACCTCGCGGAATCCGGCGTCGAACCCGGTACCGAACTCGAACTCGTCGAGCACACGCCCATCGGCGTGGTCGTCGTGCGGATCGGCGACGAGACAGTCCACCTCCCCGACGACGTCGCCGCCACCATCCGCGTCCGGGCCGTGAACGCCGAGGTGACCTCCTGA
- a CDS encoding translation initiation factor IF-2 subunit alpha gives MKYEGWPEEGELVVGKVDDIEDFGVFVDLEEYEGKRGLVHVSEVASGWIKNVRDHVNEDQTVVAKVLDVDESAQQIDLSLKDVNDHQHSDAIQEWKNEQKADKWLTLAFGEDMADDQFRRVTNGLLASFGSLYDGFEQAAIHGYDALEDTDLEDDERDAIVETARENVSVPYVTVTGYVSLTSPNADGVDDVKEALQAAEGNGDVPDEAELDVTYVGSPEYRLRVQAPNYKTAESELEAAADRAVAEIDGLGGEGEYHRNRQLEDE, from the coding sequence ATGAAGTACGAGGGCTGGCCCGAGGAGGGCGAACTCGTCGTCGGGAAGGTCGACGACATCGAGGACTTCGGCGTGTTCGTCGACCTCGAGGAGTACGAGGGCAAGCGTGGCCTCGTGCACGTCAGCGAGGTCGCCAGCGGCTGGATCAAGAACGTCCGTGACCACGTCAACGAGGACCAGACGGTCGTCGCGAAGGTCCTGGACGTCGACGAGTCGGCCCAACAGATCGACCTCTCGCTGAAGGACGTCAACGACCACCAGCACTCGGACGCCATCCAGGAGTGGAAGAACGAGCAGAAGGCCGACAAGTGGCTCACGCTCGCGTTCGGCGAGGACATGGCCGACGACCAGTTCCGCCGCGTCACGAACGGGCTGCTGGCCTCGTTCGGGAGCCTCTACGACGGCTTCGAGCAGGCGGCCATCCACGGCTACGACGCACTCGAGGACACCGACCTCGAGGACGACGAGCGGGACGCCATCGTCGAGACCGCTCGCGAGAACGTCTCCGTGCCGTACGTCACCGTCACCGGCTACGTGAGCCTCACGTCGCCGAATGCGGACGGCGTCGACGACGTGAAGGAGGCGCTGCAGGCCGCCGAGGGGAACGGAGACGTGCCCGACGAGGCCGAACTCGATGTGACGTACGTCGGGTCGCCCGAGTACCGCCTCCGCGTCCAGGCGCCGAACTACAAGACCGCCGAATCGGAACTCGAGGCCGCAGCGGACCGCGCGGTCGCGGAGATCGACGGCCTCGGCGGCGAGGGCGAGTACCACCGCAACCGCCAACTCGAGGACGAGTAG
- a CDS encoding proteasome assembly chaperone family protein, whose protein sequence is MDEIDIEWAATPELEDPVFVEGLPGVGHVGKLVAEHVVEEADSELVCQIYTEHFPPQVTVDDDGVAELAAADVHAVETEGRDLLVLSGNHQAQDNIGHYRVTESFLDVAEEFGATELYALGGVPTGELVEEHDVLGAVSDADMKDRLEDAGVEFRSEEPSGGIVGSSGLLLGLGGRRGHDAACLMGETSGYLVDPKAAKAVLGVLESLLGFEVDEEALDDRAEDMEDVVGRLQEMEEGPSPGSDDDLRYIG, encoded by the coding sequence ATGGACGAAATCGACATCGAGTGGGCGGCGACGCCCGAACTCGAGGACCCCGTGTTCGTCGAAGGACTGCCGGGCGTCGGGCACGTCGGAAAACTCGTCGCCGAACACGTCGTCGAGGAGGCGGACAGCGAACTCGTCTGCCAGATCTACACCGAGCACTTCCCGCCCCAGGTGACCGTGGACGACGACGGCGTCGCGGAACTCGCCGCCGCGGACGTCCACGCCGTCGAGACGGAGGGCCGGGACCTGCTCGTGCTCAGCGGGAACCACCAGGCCCAGGACAACATCGGCCACTACCGGGTCACGGAGTCGTTCCTCGACGTCGCCGAGGAGTTTGGCGCCACTGAACTGTACGCGCTCGGCGGCGTCCCCACGGGCGAACTCGTCGAGGAACACGACGTCCTCGGCGCCGTCTCCGACGCCGACATGAAAGACCGCCTCGAGGACGCCGGCGTCGAGTTCCGCAGCGAGGAACCCTCCGGCGGCATCGTCGGTTCGAGCGGCCTCCTGCTCGGTCTCGGCGGCCGCCGCGGCCACGACGCCGCCTGCCTCATGGGCGAGACCTCTGGCTACCTCGTCGACCCGAAAGCCGCGAAGGCCGTCCTCGGCGTCCTCGAATCGCTGCTCGGCTTCGAGGTGGACGAGGAAGCCCTCGACGACCGCGCCGAGGACATGGAGGACGTCGTCGGCCGCCTCCAGGAGATGGAGGAAGGCCCGAGCCCCGGCAGCGACGACGACCTGCGCTACATCGGCTAG
- a CDS encoding RNA-protein complex protein Nop10, translating to MKSDIRVCSAWRDTHDRPVYTLSPTCPECGADAVNSAPAPFDPEDPYGRYRRARQ from the coding sequence ATGAAATCGGACATCCGCGTCTGTTCGGCGTGGCGCGACACCCACGACCGGCCGGTGTACACGCTCTCTCCTACGTGTCCGGAGTGCGGCGCGGACGCCGTGAACAGCGCGCCCGCCCCGTTCGACCCCGAGGACCCCTACGGACGGTATCGGCGAGCGCGCCAGTAA
- a CDS encoding 50S ribosomal protein L44e has product MEMPRRFNSYCPFCNEHHQIEVEKVRSGRSSGMKWDARRTKRANHSIGNHGRFSKVPVGNKPTKKTDLKYRCSECGNAHLREGWRTGRLVLQE; this is encoded by the coding sequence ATGGAGATGCCACGCCGATTCAACAGCTACTGCCCGTTCTGCAACGAGCACCACCAGATCGAGGTCGAGAAGGTTCGGAGCGGCCGCTCCTCCGGCATGAAGTGGGACGCTCGCCGCACGAAGCGCGCGAACCACTCCATCGGGAACCACGGCCGCTTCTCGAAGGTGCCGGTCGGCAACAAGCCGACGAAGAAGACCGACCTGAAGTACCGCTGCAGCGAGTGCGGTAACGCCCACCTCCGCGAGGGATGGCGCACTGGCCGTCTCGTCCTCCAGGAATAA
- a CDS encoding DUF7565 family protein, whose protein sequence is MNGWHCAIVDCGSTFGTVEALLAHQVSEHGTHECEVCGEAVPEGYFAIKHGLEDHTRAEYVRAYDGDAAAIRERESVLSDVADALDTNVLEDLLSDERTDALDTPEATQATTS, encoded by the coding sequence ATGAACGGGTGGCACTGTGCGATCGTCGACTGCGGGTCGACGTTCGGGACCGTCGAGGCGCTCCTCGCCCACCAGGTCAGCGAACACGGCACTCACGAGTGCGAGGTCTGTGGCGAGGCAGTTCCCGAGGGGTACTTCGCCATCAAACACGGACTCGAGGACCACACTCGCGCGGAGTACGTGCGGGCCTACGACGGCGACGCCGCTGCGATCCGTGAACGCGAATCGGTCCTCTCGGACGTCGCCGACGCCCTCGACACGAACGTACTCGAGGACCTGTTGAGCGACGAGCGCACCGACGCACTCGACACCCCGGAAGCGACCCAGGCCACAACGAGTTAG
- a CDS encoding DUF2298 domain-containing protein — protein MEYGVVVRWWALYQALLLVGLPFTSRLLPDAPDSGASLAIPTALALLTVPLFWVGHFAFGPLVVAGVAVAVIAVSAWLARDGVDVDARRYAEVVAVFTVAFAFLVAIRAASNGIAPGGGEKFLDFGLLQSLLRADRLPPQDMWYAGERVVYYYGGHLMTAALAMLSGTQGRFAYSPALAGFYAMAVTGAYGLASTIAARTGAPAVLAGGERSLGDDERSQTDGERSQADGGTAQETGVWTGGERAVRPSIALGVTGAVLGVALVAFDVSWWILVTPAAFALAVVTRSRRVRAGALAAFVFGFASNVLTPLRLLAGASTALRGFIAGTGMNDAWSLATTPKTFDMWHASRVIGTGINEFPLFAYLNGDLHGHMMSVAVLFVVVGISLAYYRTPAERRWRRRGLLFVASPVAAGLILTVNTWSFPTALGVPALAVALADAPPRTLLPARVASRLERDRGPLREIQRILLAVVAAVVVGALALVAVWPFVVSVLLVGASSQHPAVLPAPSHLESFLVIHGVFLVAFAAYLVSRVARDWRDWLAAGLAVVGFAGIAASFDLVVAGVRLDFVGVAVGGPLLVGAWLLRRRDRIGFEGVLVVAGTGLVVLVEYVYLSDAASFERYNTVFKVYAQVWALWSVAAGVALAAFASRVWRAGERQSAVREHSRSWTPDGAQLRETAGTALVAVLVVSTSIYGGLALGNHFGSMDEATIDGMEYAHDTRPHQAEAIEWLNDKPGQPHIVSAPGLSTYSWVNPASSLTGIPTVAGWQHAANYHSEEGYQTRVSDVRVIYKTADPSSRAALLRKHDVAYIWVGPIERNRWDVAEMVDEPGIEPAFRNAEVTVYAVNRTALVETPNADEAE, from the coding sequence ATGGAGTACGGTGTCGTCGTTCGCTGGTGGGCGCTCTATCAGGCGCTGTTGCTCGTGGGGCTTCCGTTCACCTCACGGCTGCTGCCTGACGCGCCGGACAGCGGTGCCTCGCTTGCGATACCGACCGCGCTCGCGCTGTTGACGGTGCCGCTGTTCTGGGTCGGCCACTTCGCGTTCGGACCGCTCGTGGTCGCCGGCGTGGCGGTCGCCGTGATAGCGGTGTCGGCGTGGCTGGCGCGGGACGGCGTCGACGTGGACGCGCGCCGATACGCCGAAGTCGTCGCCGTGTTCACGGTGGCGTTCGCGTTTCTCGTCGCGATACGCGCGGCGAGCAACGGCATCGCCCCGGGTGGCGGCGAGAAGTTCCTCGATTTCGGCCTGCTACAGAGTCTGCTGCGCGCTGACCGGCTTCCGCCACAGGACATGTGGTACGCCGGCGAGCGCGTCGTCTACTACTACGGCGGCCACCTGATGACGGCCGCGCTCGCGATGCTCTCCGGGACGCAGGGGAGGTTCGCGTACAGCCCCGCGCTCGCCGGGTTCTACGCGATGGCGGTGACCGGGGCGTACGGCCTCGCGAGCACCATCGCGGCACGCACCGGCGCGCCGGCGGTGCTGGCGGGTGGCGAGCGTTCGCTGGGAGATGACGAGCGTTCCCAGACGGACGGCGAGCGCTCGCAGGCAGACGGTGGAACAGCCCAAGAGACGGGAGTCTGGACGGGCGGCGAGCGCGCGGTCCGCCCGTCGATAGCGCTCGGCGTCACGGGCGCGGTGCTCGGGGTAGCGCTGGTCGCGTTCGACGTGTCGTGGTGGATACTGGTGACGCCCGCGGCGTTCGCGCTCGCGGTCGTCACGCGTTCGCGGCGGGTACGCGCGGGCGCGCTCGCGGCGTTCGTGTTCGGGTTCGCGAGCAACGTGCTGACGCCGCTCCGGCTGCTCGCTGGGGCGAGCACGGCGCTCCGCGGGTTCATCGCGGGCACGGGGATGAACGACGCCTGGTCGCTCGCGACGACGCCGAAGACCTTCGACATGTGGCACGCGAGCAGGGTTATCGGAACCGGCATCAACGAGTTCCCGCTGTTCGCGTACCTGAACGGCGACCTGCACGGACACATGATGAGCGTCGCGGTGCTATTCGTCGTGGTCGGCATCTCGCTCGCGTACTACCGCACGCCCGCCGAGCGGCGGTGGCGGCGCCGCGGCCTGCTGTTCGTCGCGTCACCCGTCGCGGCTGGGCTGATACTCACCGTGAACACGTGGAGTTTCCCGACGGCGCTGGGCGTTCCTGCGCTCGCGGTCGCGCTCGCCGACGCGCCGCCGCGGACGCTGCTGCCCGCGCGCGTGGCCTCGCGATTGGAACGCGACCGCGGCCCGCTCCGCGAGATCCAGCGCATCCTGCTCGCGGTCGTCGCCGCTGTGGTCGTCGGTGCGCTCGCGCTCGTGGCCGTGTGGCCGTTCGTGGTGAGTGTGTTGCTCGTCGGGGCGAGCAGCCAGCACCCGGCGGTCCTTCCGGCGCCCTCGCACCTCGAGTCGTTCCTGGTGATCCACGGTGTCTTCCTCGTCGCGTTCGCCGCGTACCTCGTCTCCCGGGTGGCCCGCGACTGGCGTGACTGGCTCGCCGCGGGGCTCGCCGTCGTCGGGTTCGCCGGCATCGCCGCGTCCTTCGACCTCGTGGTCGCTGGCGTCCGCCTCGACTTCGTCGGCGTCGCGGTCGGCGGCCCACTGCTCGTCGGCGCGTGGCTGTTGCGCCGGCGTGACCGGATCGGGTTCGAGGGCGTGCTCGTGGTCGCGGGCACCGGCCTCGTGGTGCTCGTGGAGTACGTCTACCTCTCGGACGCCGCGAGCTTCGAGCGGTACAACACCGTGTTCAAGGTGTACGCGCAGGTGTGGGCGCTCTGGTCGGTCGCAGCGGGCGTAGCGCTCGCGGCGTTTGCGTCCAGAGTGTGGAGGGCCGGTGAGCGCCAGTCGGCCGTCCGAGAACACAGCAGGTCGTGGACGCCGGACGGCGCGCAACTCCGGGAGACCGCTGGGACAGCGCTCGTGGCGGTGCTCGTCGTCTCGACGTCCATCTACGGCGGCCTGGCGCTGGGCAACCACTTCGGGAGCATGGACGAGGCCACCATCGACGGCATGGAGTACGCCCACGACACCCGCCCGCATCAGGCCGAGGCCATCGAGTGGCTGAACGACAAGCCCGGGCAGCCACACATAGTCTCTGCGCCGGGTCTGAGCACCTACTCGTGGGTGAACCCGGCGTCGAGCCTGACCGGGATTCCGACCGTCGCGGGGTGGCAACACGCCGCCAACTACCACAGCGAGGAGGGGTACCAGACGCGCGTCAGCGACGTCCGAGTCATCTACAAGACTGCGGACCCGTCGTCCCGCGCGGCGCTCCTGCGGAAACACGACGTGGCGTACATCTGGGTCGGCCCGATAGAACGCAACCGCTGGGACGTCGCGGAGATGGTCGACGAACCGGGAATCGAGCCGGCGTTCCGGAACGCCGAGGTGACGGTGTACGCGGTGAACCGGACGGCGCTGGTCGAGACGCCGAACGCCGACGAAGCGGAGTGA
- a CDS encoding J domain-containing protein — MFPGWLELGLVIAGLVSVVVAALFVVGERLYPTEPVTPAGSVSGEWKRRQEIREYLRAIDEPFAEEHFVAGTHVAFYLPGRDVAITFDAPAYFRIRNAKTHVVLAEHEMPGRHLGGRLPFETPDPGELFGEESGERDDEADADSVERAFDTLGLPRSASESEVKAAYRERVKDVHPDHGGDRETFERVREAYAAARQASTS, encoded by the coding sequence GTGTTCCCGGGTTGGCTCGAACTGGGACTGGTCATCGCGGGCCTGGTCTCCGTGGTGGTCGCGGCGCTGTTCGTCGTCGGGGAGCGACTGTACCCGACGGAACCGGTCACGCCGGCCGGGTCAGTGTCCGGGGAGTGGAAACGCAGACAGGAGATCCGGGAGTACCTGCGCGCAATCGACGAACCGTTCGCGGAGGAGCACTTCGTCGCGGGGACGCACGTCGCGTTCTACCTGCCAGGGCGTGACGTCGCCATCACGTTCGACGCGCCCGCGTACTTCCGCATCAGGAACGCGAAGACGCACGTCGTGCTCGCGGAACACGAGATGCCGGGGCGACACCTCGGCGGCCGCCTGCCGTTCGAGACGCCCGACCCCGGCGAACTGTTCGGCGAGGAATCCGGAGAGCGCGACGACGAGGCGGACGCGGACAGCGTGGAGCGCGCGTTCGACACGCTGGGGCTCCCGCGGTCCGCGAGCGAGTCCGAGGTGAAGGCGGCCTACAGGGAGCGAGTGAAGGACGTCCACCCCGACCACGGCGGCGACCGGGAGACCTTCGAACGGGTTCGGGAGGCGTACGCGGCGGCGCGGCAGGCGAGCACGTCGTGA